Proteins from one Coffea arabica cultivar ET-39 chromosome 8c, Coffea Arabica ET-39 HiFi, whole genome shotgun sequence genomic window:
- the LOC113706926 gene encoding probable monogalactosyldiacylglycerol synthase, chloroplastic, with product MQPSSVSQEPINLWNSASQLGSCLLDNSVKFNGNFNYDGYSSLLSNSLHFDGLVSSFSQKKPNTVASLSLSTKGAAFRIRRVLNQFNRFIKFNCEKIPLGFASLGSNYGESNGFREDDNGVCVSEGVPVNGVESENPKKVLILMSDTGGGHRASAEAIKAAFNEEFGDDYQVYITDLWTDHTPWPFNQLPRSYNFLVKHGPLWKMTYYASAPRVVHQSNFAATSTFIAREVAKGLMKYQPDIIISVHPLMQHVPLRILRAKGLLEKIVFTTVVTDLCTCHPTWFHKLVTRCYCPSDEVAKRAVKAGLKPSQIKVYGLPVRPSFVKPVRPKVELRRELGMDEYLPAVLLMGGGEGMGPIETTARALGDALYDERTGEPIGQVLVICGRNKKLASRLLANDWKIPFQVKGFVTKMEECMGACDCIITKAGPGTIAESMIRGLPIILNDYIAGQEAGNVPYVVENGCGKYSKSPKDIARIVSQWFGPKQDELKAMSQNALRLAKPDAVFKIVHDLHELVRHRIFVPQYC from the exons ATGCAGCCTTCATCTGTTTCTCAAGAACCCATTAATTTGTGGAACTCTGCATCCCAATTGGGTTCTTGTTTACTTGATAATTCTGTTAAGTTCAATGGGAATTTCAATTATGACGGCTACTCCTCATTATTGTCCAACAGTTTGCATTTTGATGGCTTAGTTAGTTCATTTTCTCAAaagaagccaaatactgttgcTTCATTGAGTTTGAGTACTAAAGGTGCTGCCTTTAGGATTAGGAGAGTTTTGAATCAGTTTAATAGGTTCATTAAGTTTAATTGTGAGAAAATCCCACTTGGGTTTGCCTCATTAGGGTCTAATTATGGGGAAAGCAATGGCTTTAGGGAGGATGACAATGGAGTTTGTGTGAGTGAGGGAGTGCCTGTTAATGGTGTTGAATcagaaaatcctaaaaaagtACTAATTTTGATGAGCGACACCGGTGGTGGTCACAGGGCGTCTGCTGAGGCTATTAAGGCTGCCTTTAATGAAGAATTTGGGGATGATTATCAG GTGTATATTACTGATTTATGGACTGATCATACGCCTTGGCCTTTCAACCAACTGCCAAGGAGTTATAACTTCTTGGTGAAACATGGACCTTTGTGGAAAATGACATATTATGCTTCTGCCCCACGTGTGGTTCATCAATCCAACTTTGCTGCAACATCAACTTTTATAGCTCG GGAGGTTGCTAAAGGTTTAATGAAGTACCAACCAGATATTATTATTAGTGTACATCCCTTGATGCAGCATGTCCCACTCCGTATATTGAGAGCAAAGGGTCTTCTGGAGAAGATTGTATTTACCACTGTGGTGACAGATTTGTGCACGTGTCATCCCACATG GTTTCACAAGCTTGTAACAAGATGCTACTGTCCATCTGACGAGGTGGCAAAACGAGCAGTAAAAGCTGGATTGAAGCCCTCCCAAATCAAGGTTTATGGCCTTCCAGTCCGACCTTCCTTTGTCAAGCCTGTTCGTCCTAAG GTTGAGTTGAGGAGGGAGTTGGGGATGGACGAATACCTTCCTGCTGTATTGCTGATGGGTGGTGGGGAAGGAATGGGTCCTATTGAGACTACTGCACGAGCTCTTGGTGATGCATTATATGATGAAAGGACTGGGGAGCCCATAGGTCAGGTCCTTGTAATATGTGGTCGCAATAAAAAGCTTGCCAGCAGATTGCTCGCCAATGATTGGAAGATTCCGTTCCAA GTTAAGGGTTTTGTCACAAAAATGGAGGAATGCATGGGCGCTTGTGATTGCATCATTACCAAG GCTGGCCCAGGAACTATTGCAGAATCTATGATTCGAGGCCTTCCTATAATTCTCAATGACTACATTGCTGGGCAG GAAGCTGGAAATGTGCCATATGTTGTTGAAAATGGATGCGGGAAGTattcaaaatctccaaaagacATAGCTAGAATAGTTTCTCAATGGTTTGGTCCAAAGCAAGATGAGCTAAAAGCCATGTCACAGAATGCACTGAGACTGGCAAAGCCAGATGCTGTATTTAAGATTGTCCATGATCTACATGAGCTCGTCAGACACAGAATTTTTGTACCGCAATACTGTTAA
- the LOC113705943 gene encoding uncharacterized protein: MREQGLNMHRCLKKKKSEREKNAEMLIREENNRPVRMKLADQPVICSSCTALLTDAINDLPSVTIAEGSSSSLAVNTQKSSTQRKILNQMTGSSVTKGTELLSSVILEVDTLPEVDDCKYCGAKKFFSETANFCCSDGEVVLKENKLPDILIELFTGQTEEALCFRTYVRTYNNMFAFTSFGVHYNKSLCKRTNGIYTFKIQGRTYHYINQLIPHGGSGMFLQLYFHDTEHELANRMAFSAKLSEAMVLKLIEVMKNNPYARFFRSLHHVPNLESHQIVLKTHCDSDQRVFNKPAVSQIAALWVEGEGAEQTYSRHIQVYTNGGESRRVQYYYGCYDPLQYPLLFPLGETGWQPGIKRSGTGNPKKRKRCTKHYTDNATLHNFRFADEVIQPEEQAFSQFEDSKEYGSMREYYAYRFQMRKQNTPGILNTVRAFQQYVVDMYVKIETQRLDFHRKRQKLIRTEQLQGVMDSVVEGEAKGSNVGQRVILPASFIGGPRDMKRRYVDAMSLVQKYGKPDLFLIMTCNPSWPEIKKNMLPTDESQNKVDLCARVFHAKLELLKEELFKKEIFGKVAAYTYVVEFQKRGLPHAHFLIILHPASKLYSTESYDQIVSAELPDPVEQKHLFKMVRKHMIHGPCGDKKPENVCMQGTTTKKCKNKYPKDWAEKTLHGENSYPTYRRRHNKRKVFVRGHELDNRWVVPYNAYFLAKFNCHINVEICSTIKVVKYTYKYIDKGHDKIHFFVNSEAKSFEIDEIKEYQAVRWVFSIEAIWRIYRFPLFDIHPAVIHLQLHLENYQSLTFKDDADLRDLIKNKHAKKSMLTEFFRMNATDETAKTLKCTYKEFPEYFVWYPGKKLWEVRKQTDCIGRIVTANPTEGERYFLRLLLLNVKGPKSFADLKSFNGVCVNTFREAAIMRGLFESNNPQGQCLEEAALFHMPYSFRRLFATLLVYFPPADARSLWLKFKGSMSEDFARLPYLSAEEKEHKVLHEINKFLESIGKNINTYSLVHRVLKFDQAGKSTRDTMSEMSIKVTENDISAISLLNKEQKAAFNLIIEAIFVKSKGCFFVDGPGGIGKTFLYRALLAEVRSKGYIALATASCGVAAAILPGGRTAHSRFKIPLDMNPNKMCKVSKQSSLAKLLQRAKLIIWDEAPMTHKAGIEGVDKLFRDLMDSSEIFGSKVIVFGGDFRQVLPVIVRGSKYDFVQSSLITSYIWPELKRYN, encoded by the exons ATGAGAGAGCAAGGGCTAAATATGCATCGTTgcctgaagaagaaaaagagcgAGAGGGAGAAAAACGCTGAGATGCTTATAAGAGAAGAAAACAACAGGCCTGTGAGGATGAAGCTAGCAG ATCAACCAGTGATATGCAGTAGCTGTACTGCCCTGTTGACAGATGCTATCAATGATTTACCAAGCGTGACTATAGCCGAAG GATCTTCATCTTCATTAGCTGTGAACACTCAGAAATCCTCCACTCAGAGGAAGATATTGAACCAGATGACAG GTAGCTCTGTGACTAAAGGAACTGAATTGTTATCCTCCGTTATCTTAGAAGTTGATACTTTACCTGAAGTAGATGACTGTAAGTATTGCGGGGCGAAAAAATTCTTTTCAGAGACTGCTAATTTTTGCTGCTCAGATGGAGAGGTAGTGTTGAAAGAAAATAAGCTTCCAGACATATTGATTGAATTGTTTACGGGGCAAACTGAAGAAGCTTTGTGTTTTAGGACATATGTACGAACCTATAACAACATGTTTGCCTTTACGTCATTTGGGGTTCACTATAACAAGTCATTATGTAAGAGGACAAATGGGATATATACATTCAAGATACAGGGACGGACTTATCACTACATTAATCAACTTATACCTCATGGAGGATCGGGGATGTTCTTACAACTATATTTCCATGACACTGAACATGAGCTTGCGAACCGAATGGCATTTTCTGCAAAACTCAGCGAGGCCATGGTCTTAAAGCTCATAGAAGTGATGAAAAATAACCCATATGCTCGCTTCTTCCGTAGTCTGCATCATGTCCCTAATTTAGAATCCCACCAAATAGTTCTCAAAACCCATTGTGATAGTGATCAAAGGGTGTTTAACAAGCCAGCTGTATCTCAAATAGCAGCGCTTTGGGTAGAGGGTGAAGGTGCGGAGCAAACATATTCAAGGCATATTCAAGTGTACACTAATGGTGGAGAAAGCCGTAGAGTTCAATACTACTATGGTTGTTACGATCCTTTGCAGTACCCTCTATTATTTCCCCTAGGTGAGACAGGGTGGCAACCAGGAATTAAGAGATCGGGGACTGGGAACCCAAAAAAACGAAAGAGATGTACTAAACATTACACAGATAATGCAACTTTACACAATTTCAGATTTGCCGATGAAGTGATACAACCTGAGGAACAAG CTTTCAGCCAATTTGAAGACTCAAAAGAATATGGGTCGATGAGGGAATATTATGCATATAGGTTTCAGATGAGAAAACAAAATACACCTGGTATTTTGAACACTGTTCGAGCATTCCAACAGTATGTAGTCGACATGTACGTGAAAATAGAAACACAAAGACTCGACTTCCATAGGAAGAGACAGAAATTAATAAGAACTGAACAGCTCCAAGGAGTAATGGACTCTGTTGTTGAAGGGGAGGCTAAGGGTTCGAATGTTGGCCAACGAGTGATCTTGCCTGCTTCATTTATAGGAGGACCTCGAGATATGAAAAGGCGTTATGTTGACGCCATGAGTTTGGTACAAAAGTATGGAAAGCCTGACCTCTTTTTGATAATGACTTGTAATCCTTCATGgccagaaataaaaaaaaatatgctgCCAACAGATGAATCACAAAATAAAGTTGATTTATGTGCTAGAGTGTTCCATGCAAAACTTGAATTACTGAAAGAGGAGctctttaaaaaagaaatttttggaaaagttGCAGCTTATACCTATGTTGTAGAATTCCAAAAACGTGGATTACCCCATGCTCATTTCCTTATCATTTTACACCCTGCTTCAAAACTTTACTCAACGGAGTCATATGATCAAATTGTATCTGCTGAATTACCTGATCCGGTGGAACAGAAACATTTATTTAAAATGGTCCGGAAACATATGATACATGGCCCATGTGGTGACAAAAAGCCTGAAAATGTTTGTATGCAAGGAACTACCACCAAAAAATGTAAGAACAAATATCCTAAAGATTGGGCAGAGAAGACATTGCATGGGGAAAACTCTTATCCAACTTATAGACGACGACATAATAAAAGAAAAGTCTTTGTACGAGGTCATGAGTTGGACAATAGATGGGTTGTTCCATACAATGCATATTTTCTAGCAAAATTTAATTGCCACATTAATGTAGAAATCTGCTCAACAATAAAAGTGGTGAAATATACATACAAATACATAGACAAGGGTCATGACaaaattcatttctttgtcaattCTGAAGCTAAATCTTTTGAAATAGATGAAATCAAAGAATACCAGGCAGTAAGGTGGGTTTTCTCGATAGAGGCAATTTGGCGAATTTATAGGTTTCCCTTGTTTGATATACATCCTGCAGTCATCCATCTTCAACTCCACTTAGAAAATTATCAATCATTAACTTTTAAAGATGATGCTGATCTCCGAGATTTGATAAAAAACAAGCATGCAAAAAAGAGTATGTTGACTGAGTTTTTTAGAATGAATGCTACTGATGAAACAGCAAAGACGCTGAAATGCACCTACAAAGAATTCCCTGAATACTTTGTATGGTACCCTGGGAAAAAGTTGTGGGAGGTTAGAAAACAAACAGACTGCATTGGGAGAATAGTGACTGCAAACCCAACAGAGGGAGAGCGATATTTCTTAAGGCTACTGTTGCTAAATGTAAAAGGGCCTAAGTCATTTGCTGACCTGAAATCATTCAATGGAGTTTGTGTGAACACATTTAGAGAGGCTGCAATCATGAGGGGTTTATTTGAGTCAAACAATCCTCAAGGGCAATGTCTAGAAGAGGCAGCCTTGTTTCACATGCCTTACAGTTTTAGGAGGTTATTTGCTACATTATTAGTCTATTTTCCTCCTGCTGATGCTAGATCATTATGGTTGAAGTTTAAAGGCTCCATGTCAGAGGATTTTGCTAGATTACCCTATCTATCTGCTGAGGAAAAGGAGCACAAggtccttcatgaaatcaacaAATTTTTAGAGTCAATAGGAAAGAACATCAATACATATTCTTTAGTTCatagagtgctgaaatttgatCAGGCTGGAAAAAGTACACGAGATACAATGAGTGAAATGAGCATAAAAGTCACAGAAAATGATATATCTGCAATATCATTATTAAATAAGGAGCAGAAAGCAGCATTTAATTTGATCATTGAAGCTATCTTTGTGAAAAGTAAGGGTTGCTTTTTCGTTGATGGCCCTGGGGGAATAGGGAAAACATTTCTATATAGAGCATTATTAGCAGAAGTGAGGTCAAAAGGATACATAGCATTAGCCACTGCTTCATGTGGAGTTGCAGCAGCTATACTTCCAGGAGGTCGAACTGCACATTCTCGTTTCAAAATTCCGCTAGACATGAACCCAAATAAGATGTGCAAAGTGAGTAAACAAAGTTCATTAGCAAAGTTACTACAACGAGCAAAATTAATAATTTGGGATGAAGCACCGATGACACATAAAGCTGGAATTGAGGGAGTTGATAAATTATTCAGGGATCTAATGGACAGCTCTGAGATTTTTGGATCAAAGGTCATTGTTTTTGGAGGAGATTTCAGACAAGTATTACCAGTTATTGTTAGAGGGTCAAAATATGATTTTGTTCAGTCCAGTTTAATAACATCTTATATCTGGCCCGAACTCAAAAGATATAATTGA